The following proteins are encoded in a genomic region of Oncorhynchus keta strain PuntledgeMale-10-30-2019 chromosome 35, Oket_V2, whole genome shotgun sequence:
- the angel1 gene encoding protein angel homolog 1 isoform X4: protein MIGSAQSLERSMIGSLIFYGLYPLTRLINCVTAFPSMSYYPHSLERETFEVVWRVWEELSETHTAPEPLQRPPSEPRPLFDFTVMSYNILAQDLLEANQELYTHCPLGVLSWDYRFPNLTQEFKKWEPDILCLQEVQENHFTEQLHPVLRDMGYTCVYKRRTGTKTDGCVICYRGDRFSQVSESLLEFYRPECELLDRDNVGIVLLLQPIITQGSEVTAKGPPLCVATTHLLFNTRRGDVKLTQLAMLLAEIDYIVRNCKVKGEHCNVVLCGDFNALPNMPLYQLITTRQLYYHGLPAWMISGQEDLSYNVHHRRVFAPLWPSTVGIDDNCQYTTVNEPKSQITSTQSPEWNLQYNHGFLRRLRFCEAACVRPQDLELIPGVTDNTPDPEDKHPSTTRFRQTISHYLNLRSAYGHFIPGTDRAEVTTLHSEVGATVDYIFYSPRRGISGADQKGGGQRQSQGLKLLGRLSLLPEEDLWSMNGLPNEMFPSDHLSLLAKFQLDLNPV, encoded by the exons ATGATCGGGTCCGCCCAATCATTGGAGCGGAGCATGATTGGGAGCCTGATATTTTACGGGCTTTACCCGTTAACACGGCTTATAAACTGCGTCACAG CTTTCCCAAGCATGAGCTACTACCCACattcactggagagagagaccttcgaag TGGTGTGGAGGGTGTGGGAGGAACTCAGTGAGACCCACACAGCGCCAGAGCCTCTCCAAAGGCCCCCCTCAGAACCCCGGCCCCTGTTTGACTTCACAGTGATGTCTTACAACATCCTGGCCCAGGACCTGCTGGAGGCCAACCAGGAGCTGTACACACACTGCCCTCTAGGGGTGTTGAGCTGGGACTACCGCTTCCCAAACCTCACACAGGAGTTCAAGAAATGGGAACCGGAT ATCCTGTGTCTGCAAGAGGTCCAGGAGAACCACTTTACAGAGCAACTCCATCCTGTCCTTCGTGACATGG GCTACACCTGTGTTTACAAGCGGCGCACCGGCACCAAGACTGACGGCTGTGTGATTTGTTACCGCGGCGACCGTTTCTCCCAGGTGTCAGAGAGTCTGCTGGAGTTCTACAGGCCAGAGTGTGAGCTGCTGGACCGAGACAACGTGGGCATTGTCCTGCTGCTCCAGCCAATTATCACACAGGGGTCAGAAGTCACTGCCAAGGGCCCACCCCTCTGTGTGGCAACCACCCACCTCCTGTTCAACACCAGGAGGGGTGACGTGAAGCTGACCCAGCTTGCAATGCTGCTGGCAGAGATCGACTACATCGTGAGGAACTGCAAGGTGAAGGGAGAGCACTGCAATGTTGTTCTATGTGGAGACTTCAATGCTCTGCCCAACATGCCTCTGTACCAACTGATCACGACAAGACAGCTTTACTATCATGGTCTACCTGCCTGGATG ATATCAGGTCAAGAGGATCTGTCCTACAACGTCCATCATAGGAGGGTATTCGCTCCCCTTTGGCCAAGCACCGTGGGCATCGATGACAACTGCCAGTACACAACTGTAAATGAGCCAAAGAGTCAAATCACGTCAACCCAGAGTCCAGAAT GGAACCTGCAGTACAACCATGGCTTCCTGCGGCGGCTGCGTTTCTGTGAGGCTGCCTGTGTCCGGCCACAGGACTTGGAGCTCATCCCAGGGGTCACTGACAACAcacctg ATCCTGAGGACAAGCATCCTTCTACAACAAG GTTCAGACAGACTATCTCCCATTACCTGAACCTGCGGTCAGCCTACGGCCACTTCATCCCTGGAACAGACCGTGCTGAGGTGACCACGCTGCACTCCGAGGTTGGAGCTACAGTCGACTACATCTTCTACTCTCCAAGGCGTGGCATTTCTGGTGCTGATCAGAAAG GTGGAGGTCAACGGCAGAGCCAAGGTCTGAAGCTGCTTGGTCGTCTCTCCCTCCTACCAGAGGAGGACCTCTGGTCAATGAACGGTTTACCCAATGAAATGTTCCCCTCTGACCACCTCAGTCTCCTGGCCAAGTTCCAGCTGGACCTGAATCCTGTGTGA
- the angel1 gene encoding protein angel homolog 1 isoform X3, which produces MKENSALEKEKSKEAEMKKSTVKEVMGSEPEKDRKEPVFVTLEGRLLDGVKEEEPEVRNGVEGDEVREEGSKQQDQEQTILYSEKLVRDDGVQEAPCSPTEESENSNPALGLTTDTSEVQNPSVKDNRTTDDKAIVHVQLEQIVEKMSMEESVTKAQVQKPEWESQTAAGLDLSSFVDPHASTSEVPAEIWDPGLDLVSLLCEAEAQTQPWESRAQPPPKGWHFPIGPGLKEVLFCPSTAFPSMSYYPHSLERETFEVVWRVWEELSETHTAPEPLQRPPSEPRPLFDFTVMSYNILAQDLLEANQELYTHCPLGVLSWDYRFPNLTQEFKKWEPDILCLQEVQENHFTEQLHPVLRDMGYTCVYKRRTGTKTDGCVICYRGDRFSQVSESLLEFYRPECELLDRDNVGIVLLLQPIITQGSEVTAKGPPLCVATTHLLFNTRRGDVKLTQLAMLLAEIDYIVRNCKVKGEHCNVVLCGDFNALPNMPLYQLITTRQLYYHGLPAWMISGQEDLSYNVHHRRVFAPLWPSTVGIDDNCQYTTVNEPKSQITSTQSPEWNLQYNHGFLRRLRFCEAACVRPQDLELIPGVTDNTPDPEDKHPSTTRFRQTISHYLNLRSAYGHFIPGTDRAEVTTLHSEVGATVDYIFYSPRRGISGADQKGGGQRQSQGLKLLGRLSLLPEEDLWSMNGLPNEMFPSDHLSLLAKFQLDLNPV; this is translated from the exons ATGAAGGAGAACAGCGCACTAGAAAAGGAGAAGAGTAAAGAGGCAGAGATGAAGAAAAGCACTGTGAAAGAGGTGATGGGGTCTGAACCAGAGAAAGACAGGAAAGAGCCTGTATTCGTAACTCTGGAGGGTCGGCTGCTTGATGGAGTGAAGGAAGAGGAGCCAGAGGTGAGAAACGGCGTGGAGGGGGACGAGGTCAGAGAGGAAGGTTCAAAGCAGCAGGACCAGGAGCAGACTATCCTCTACTCAGAGAAGCTCGTGAGGGATGATGGCGTGCAGGAGGCTCCCTGTTCCCCCACAGAGGAGTCTGAGAATAGTAACCCAGCACTGGGGCTAACAACAGATACATCTGAAGTACAGAATCCATCAGTcaaggacaacaggacaacagacgATAAAGCGATTGTCCATGTCCAGTTAGAACAGATAGTGGAAAAGATGAGCATGGAAGAGTCAGTAACCAAGGCACAGGTGCAAAAACCGGAGTGGGAGAGCCAAACTGCAGCAGGACTAGACTTGAGCTCTTTTGTAGACCCACATGCAAGCACTAGTGAAGTGCCTGCTGAGATATGGGATCCTGGGCTGGACCTGGTCTCCCTTCTCTGTGAGGCAGAGGCCCAGACACAGCCATGGGAGAGTAGGGCTCAGCCCCCACCCAAGGGCTGGCATTTCCCCATCGGCCCTGGCTTGAAAGAGGTGTTGTTCTGCCCTTCCACAGCTTTCCCAAGCATGAGCTACTACCCACattcactggagagagagaccttcgaag TGGTGTGGAGGGTGTGGGAGGAACTCAGTGAGACCCACACAGCGCCAGAGCCTCTCCAAAGGCCCCCCTCAGAACCCCGGCCCCTGTTTGACTTCACAGTGATGTCTTACAACATCCTGGCCCAGGACCTGCTGGAGGCCAACCAGGAGCTGTACACACACTGCCCTCTAGGGGTGTTGAGCTGGGACTACCGCTTCCCAAACCTCACACAGGAGTTCAAGAAATGGGAACCGGAT ATCCTGTGTCTGCAAGAGGTCCAGGAGAACCACTTTACAGAGCAACTCCATCCTGTCCTTCGTGACATGG GCTACACCTGTGTTTACAAGCGGCGCACCGGCACCAAGACTGACGGCTGTGTGATTTGTTACCGCGGCGACCGTTTCTCCCAGGTGTCAGAGAGTCTGCTGGAGTTCTACAGGCCAGAGTGTGAGCTGCTGGACCGAGACAACGTGGGCATTGTCCTGCTGCTCCAGCCAATTATCACACAGGGGTCAGAAGTCACTGCCAAGGGCCCACCCCTCTGTGTGGCAACCACCCACCTCCTGTTCAACACCAGGAGGGGTGACGTGAAGCTGACCCAGCTTGCAATGCTGCTGGCAGAGATCGACTACATCGTGAGGAACTGCAAGGTGAAGGGAGAGCACTGCAATGTTGTTCTATGTGGAGACTTCAATGCTCTGCCCAACATGCCTCTGTACCAACTGATCACGACAAGACAGCTTTACTATCATGGTCTACCTGCCTGGATG ATATCAGGTCAAGAGGATCTGTCCTACAACGTCCATCATAGGAGGGTATTCGCTCCCCTTTGGCCAAGCACCGTGGGCATCGATGACAACTGCCAGTACACAACTGTAAATGAGCCAAAGAGTCAAATCACGTCAACCCAGAGTCCAGAAT GGAACCTGCAGTACAACCATGGCTTCCTGCGGCGGCTGCGTTTCTGTGAGGCTGCCTGTGTCCGGCCACAGGACTTGGAGCTCATCCCAGGGGTCACTGACAACAcacctg ATCCTGAGGACAAGCATCCTTCTACAACAAG GTTCAGACAGACTATCTCCCATTACCTGAACCTGCGGTCAGCCTACGGCCACTTCATCCCTGGAACAGACCGTGCTGAGGTGACCACGCTGCACTCCGAGGTTGGAGCTACAGTCGACTACATCTTCTACTCTCCAAGGCGTGGCATTTCTGGTGCTGATCAGAAAG GTGGAGGTCAACGGCAGAGCCAAGGTCTGAAGCTGCTTGGTCGTCTCTCCCTCCTACCAGAGGAGGACCTCTGGTCAATGAACGGTTTACCCAATGAAATGTTCCCCTCTGACCACCTCAGTCTCCTGGCCAAGTTCCAGCTGGACCTGAATCCTGTGTGA
- the angel1 gene encoding protein angel homolog 1 isoform X1 → MIGSAQSLERSMIGSLIFYGLYPLTRLINCVTEPLKKGSSVSINGKKVWDGEVPSKRFTKTQAGLLDRWLSTSSGPPKAKKDPGKVTGEWMKENSALEKEKSKEAEMKKSTVKEVMGSEPEKDRKEPVFVTLEGRLLDGVKEEEPEVRNGVEGDEVREEGSKQQDQEQTILYSEKLVRDDGVQEAPCSPTEESENSNPALGLTTDTSEVQNPSVKDNRTTDDKAIVHVQLEQIVEKMSMEESVTKAQVQKPEWESQTAAGLDLSSFVDPHASTSEVPAEIWDPGLDLVSLLCEAEAQTQPWESRAQPPPKGWHFPIGPGLKEVLFCPSTAFPSMSYYPHSLERETFEVVWRVWEELSETHTAPEPLQRPPSEPRPLFDFTVMSYNILAQDLLEANQELYTHCPLGVLSWDYRFPNLTQEFKKWEPDILCLQEVQENHFTEQLHPVLRDMGYTCVYKRRTGTKTDGCVICYRGDRFSQVSESLLEFYRPECELLDRDNVGIVLLLQPIITQGSEVTAKGPPLCVATTHLLFNTRRGDVKLTQLAMLLAEIDYIVRNCKVKGEHCNVVLCGDFNALPNMPLYQLITTRQLYYHGLPAWMISGQEDLSYNVHHRRVFAPLWPSTVGIDDNCQYTTVNEPKSQITSTQSPEWNLQYNHGFLRRLRFCEAACVRPQDLELIPGVTDNTPDPEDKHPSTTRFRQTISHYLNLRSAYGHFIPGTDRAEVTTLHSEVGATVDYIFYSPRRGISGADQKGGGQRQSQGLKLLGRLSLLPEEDLWSMNGLPNEMFPSDHLSLLAKFQLDLNPV, encoded by the exons ATGATCGGGTCCGCCCAATCATTGGAGCGGAGCATGATTGGGAGCCTGATATTTTACGGGCTTTACCCGTTAACACGGCTTATAAACTGCGTCACAG AACCCTTGAAAAAGGGTTCCTCTGTGTCCATTAATGGCAAGAAGGTGTGGGATGGTGAAGTCCCTTCCAAAAGATTTACTAAAACGCAGGCAGGCCTGCTGGATCGGTGGCTTAGTACAAGCAGCGGGCCCCCAAAGGCCAAGAAGGATCCCGGGAAAGTGACTGGGGAATGGATGAAGGAGAACAGCGCACTAGAAAAGGAGAAGAGTAAAGAGGCAGAGATGAAGAAAAGCACTGTGAAAGAGGTGATGGGGTCTGAACCAGAGAAAGACAGGAAAGAGCCTGTATTCGTAACTCTGGAGGGTCGGCTGCTTGATGGAGTGAAGGAAGAGGAGCCAGAGGTGAGAAACGGCGTGGAGGGGGACGAGGTCAGAGAGGAAGGTTCAAAGCAGCAGGACCAGGAGCAGACTATCCTCTACTCAGAGAAGCTCGTGAGGGATGATGGCGTGCAGGAGGCTCCCTGTTCCCCCACAGAGGAGTCTGAGAATAGTAACCCAGCACTGGGGCTAACAACAGATACATCTGAAGTACAGAATCCATCAGTcaaggacaacaggacaacagacgATAAAGCGATTGTCCATGTCCAGTTAGAACAGATAGTGGAAAAGATGAGCATGGAAGAGTCAGTAACCAAGGCACAGGTGCAAAAACCGGAGTGGGAGAGCCAAACTGCAGCAGGACTAGACTTGAGCTCTTTTGTAGACCCACATGCAAGCACTAGTGAAGTGCCTGCTGAGATATGGGATCCTGGGCTGGACCTGGTCTCCCTTCTCTGTGAGGCAGAGGCCCAGACACAGCCATGGGAGAGTAGGGCTCAGCCCCCACCCAAGGGCTGGCATTTCCCCATCGGCCCTGGCTTGAAAGAGGTGTTGTTCTGCCCTTCCACAGCTTTCCCAAGCATGAGCTACTACCCACattcactggagagagagaccttcgaag TGGTGTGGAGGGTGTGGGAGGAACTCAGTGAGACCCACACAGCGCCAGAGCCTCTCCAAAGGCCCCCCTCAGAACCCCGGCCCCTGTTTGACTTCACAGTGATGTCTTACAACATCCTGGCCCAGGACCTGCTGGAGGCCAACCAGGAGCTGTACACACACTGCCCTCTAGGGGTGTTGAGCTGGGACTACCGCTTCCCAAACCTCACACAGGAGTTCAAGAAATGGGAACCGGAT ATCCTGTGTCTGCAAGAGGTCCAGGAGAACCACTTTACAGAGCAACTCCATCCTGTCCTTCGTGACATGG GCTACACCTGTGTTTACAAGCGGCGCACCGGCACCAAGACTGACGGCTGTGTGATTTGTTACCGCGGCGACCGTTTCTCCCAGGTGTCAGAGAGTCTGCTGGAGTTCTACAGGCCAGAGTGTGAGCTGCTGGACCGAGACAACGTGGGCATTGTCCTGCTGCTCCAGCCAATTATCACACAGGGGTCAGAAGTCACTGCCAAGGGCCCACCCCTCTGTGTGGCAACCACCCACCTCCTGTTCAACACCAGGAGGGGTGACGTGAAGCTGACCCAGCTTGCAATGCTGCTGGCAGAGATCGACTACATCGTGAGGAACTGCAAGGTGAAGGGAGAGCACTGCAATGTTGTTCTATGTGGAGACTTCAATGCTCTGCCCAACATGCCTCTGTACCAACTGATCACGACAAGACAGCTTTACTATCATGGTCTACCTGCCTGGATG ATATCAGGTCAAGAGGATCTGTCCTACAACGTCCATCATAGGAGGGTATTCGCTCCCCTTTGGCCAAGCACCGTGGGCATCGATGACAACTGCCAGTACACAACTGTAAATGAGCCAAAGAGTCAAATCACGTCAACCCAGAGTCCAGAAT GGAACCTGCAGTACAACCATGGCTTCCTGCGGCGGCTGCGTTTCTGTGAGGCTGCCTGTGTCCGGCCACAGGACTTGGAGCTCATCCCAGGGGTCACTGACAACAcacctg ATCCTGAGGACAAGCATCCTTCTACAACAAG GTTCAGACAGACTATCTCCCATTACCTGAACCTGCGGTCAGCCTACGGCCACTTCATCCCTGGAACAGACCGTGCTGAGGTGACCACGCTGCACTCCGAGGTTGGAGCTACAGTCGACTACATCTTCTACTCTCCAAGGCGTGGCATTTCTGGTGCTGATCAGAAAG GTGGAGGTCAACGGCAGAGCCAAGGTCTGAAGCTGCTTGGTCGTCTCTCCCTCCTACCAGAGGAGGACCTCTGGTCAATGAACGGTTTACCCAATGAAATGTTCCCCTCTGACCACCTCAGTCTCCTGGCCAAGTTCCAGCTGGACCTGAATCCTGTGTGA
- the angel1 gene encoding protein angel homolog 1 isoform X2, whose product MNRILSFFKEPLKKGSSVSINGKKVWDGEVPSKRFTKTQAGLLDRWLSTSSGPPKAKKDPGKVTGEWMKENSALEKEKSKEAEMKKSTVKEVMGSEPEKDRKEPVFVTLEGRLLDGVKEEEPEVRNGVEGDEVREEGSKQQDQEQTILYSEKLVRDDGVQEAPCSPTEESENSNPALGLTTDTSEVQNPSVKDNRTTDDKAIVHVQLEQIVEKMSMEESVTKAQVQKPEWESQTAAGLDLSSFVDPHASTSEVPAEIWDPGLDLVSLLCEAEAQTQPWESRAQPPPKGWHFPIGPGLKEVLFCPSTAFPSMSYYPHSLERETFEVVWRVWEELSETHTAPEPLQRPPSEPRPLFDFTVMSYNILAQDLLEANQELYTHCPLGVLSWDYRFPNLTQEFKKWEPDILCLQEVQENHFTEQLHPVLRDMGYTCVYKRRTGTKTDGCVICYRGDRFSQVSESLLEFYRPECELLDRDNVGIVLLLQPIITQGSEVTAKGPPLCVATTHLLFNTRRGDVKLTQLAMLLAEIDYIVRNCKVKGEHCNVVLCGDFNALPNMPLYQLITTRQLYYHGLPAWMISGQEDLSYNVHHRRVFAPLWPSTVGIDDNCQYTTVNEPKSQITSTQSPEWNLQYNHGFLRRLRFCEAACVRPQDLELIPGVTDNTPDPEDKHPSTTRFRQTISHYLNLRSAYGHFIPGTDRAEVTTLHSEVGATVDYIFYSPRRGISGADQKGGGQRQSQGLKLLGRLSLLPEEDLWSMNGLPNEMFPSDHLSLLAKFQLDLNPV is encoded by the exons ATGAACAGGATTCTTAGTTTTTTCAAAG AACCCTTGAAAAAGGGTTCCTCTGTGTCCATTAATGGCAAGAAGGTGTGGGATGGTGAAGTCCCTTCCAAAAGATTTACTAAAACGCAGGCAGGCCTGCTGGATCGGTGGCTTAGTACAAGCAGCGGGCCCCCAAAGGCCAAGAAGGATCCCGGGAAAGTGACTGGGGAATGGATGAAGGAGAACAGCGCACTAGAAAAGGAGAAGAGTAAAGAGGCAGAGATGAAGAAAAGCACTGTGAAAGAGGTGATGGGGTCTGAACCAGAGAAAGACAGGAAAGAGCCTGTATTCGTAACTCTGGAGGGTCGGCTGCTTGATGGAGTGAAGGAAGAGGAGCCAGAGGTGAGAAACGGCGTGGAGGGGGACGAGGTCAGAGAGGAAGGTTCAAAGCAGCAGGACCAGGAGCAGACTATCCTCTACTCAGAGAAGCTCGTGAGGGATGATGGCGTGCAGGAGGCTCCCTGTTCCCCCACAGAGGAGTCTGAGAATAGTAACCCAGCACTGGGGCTAACAACAGATACATCTGAAGTACAGAATCCATCAGTcaaggacaacaggacaacagacgATAAAGCGATTGTCCATGTCCAGTTAGAACAGATAGTGGAAAAGATGAGCATGGAAGAGTCAGTAACCAAGGCACAGGTGCAAAAACCGGAGTGGGAGAGCCAAACTGCAGCAGGACTAGACTTGAGCTCTTTTGTAGACCCACATGCAAGCACTAGTGAAGTGCCTGCTGAGATATGGGATCCTGGGCTGGACCTGGTCTCCCTTCTCTGTGAGGCAGAGGCCCAGACACAGCCATGGGAGAGTAGGGCTCAGCCCCCACCCAAGGGCTGGCATTTCCCCATCGGCCCTGGCTTGAAAGAGGTGTTGTTCTGCCCTTCCACAGCTTTCCCAAGCATGAGCTACTACCCACattcactggagagagagaccttcgaag TGGTGTGGAGGGTGTGGGAGGAACTCAGTGAGACCCACACAGCGCCAGAGCCTCTCCAAAGGCCCCCCTCAGAACCCCGGCCCCTGTTTGACTTCACAGTGATGTCTTACAACATCCTGGCCCAGGACCTGCTGGAGGCCAACCAGGAGCTGTACACACACTGCCCTCTAGGGGTGTTGAGCTGGGACTACCGCTTCCCAAACCTCACACAGGAGTTCAAGAAATGGGAACCGGAT ATCCTGTGTCTGCAAGAGGTCCAGGAGAACCACTTTACAGAGCAACTCCATCCTGTCCTTCGTGACATGG GCTACACCTGTGTTTACAAGCGGCGCACCGGCACCAAGACTGACGGCTGTGTGATTTGTTACCGCGGCGACCGTTTCTCCCAGGTGTCAGAGAGTCTGCTGGAGTTCTACAGGCCAGAGTGTGAGCTGCTGGACCGAGACAACGTGGGCATTGTCCTGCTGCTCCAGCCAATTATCACACAGGGGTCAGAAGTCACTGCCAAGGGCCCACCCCTCTGTGTGGCAACCACCCACCTCCTGTTCAACACCAGGAGGGGTGACGTGAAGCTGACCCAGCTTGCAATGCTGCTGGCAGAGATCGACTACATCGTGAGGAACTGCAAGGTGAAGGGAGAGCACTGCAATGTTGTTCTATGTGGAGACTTCAATGCTCTGCCCAACATGCCTCTGTACCAACTGATCACGACAAGACAGCTTTACTATCATGGTCTACCTGCCTGGATG ATATCAGGTCAAGAGGATCTGTCCTACAACGTCCATCATAGGAGGGTATTCGCTCCCCTTTGGCCAAGCACCGTGGGCATCGATGACAACTGCCAGTACACAACTGTAAATGAGCCAAAGAGTCAAATCACGTCAACCCAGAGTCCAGAAT GGAACCTGCAGTACAACCATGGCTTCCTGCGGCGGCTGCGTTTCTGTGAGGCTGCCTGTGTCCGGCCACAGGACTTGGAGCTCATCCCAGGGGTCACTGACAACAcacctg ATCCTGAGGACAAGCATCCTTCTACAACAAG GTTCAGACAGACTATCTCCCATTACCTGAACCTGCGGTCAGCCTACGGCCACTTCATCCCTGGAACAGACCGTGCTGAGGTGACCACGCTGCACTCCGAGGTTGGAGCTACAGTCGACTACATCTTCTACTCTCCAAGGCGTGGCATTTCTGGTGCTGATCAGAAAG GTGGAGGTCAACGGCAGAGCCAAGGTCTGAAGCTGCTTGGTCGTCTCTCCCTCCTACCAGAGGAGGACCTCTGGTCAATGAACGGTTTACCCAATGAAATGTTCCCCTCTGACCACCTCAGTCTCCTGGCCAAGTTCCAGCTGGACCTGAATCCTGTGTGA